The genomic segment TACGGCGCCGGGCCCGCGCTCGACGCCATCCAGAGGTGCTGTGCCGCCACGTGGACCGATCCGGACCGGCTGCACACGGATACGCAGTAAGGGAGTGCCCGATGCCTGTTGTGACTGACCATGCCGCTGTCCCCCTGACCCCGGTCTACACGATCGTGATCCGCGCGAGCGGTGAGGCCAGCGTCGACGGGCATCAGGTGGAAACCCTCCCCGACCAGGACGCGCGCGACGCCGCCCTCGCGCACATCCAGGAGAAGGCCGCCCGTCTCGACCGACCGGTCCGCGTCAACGCCAAGGAGCCAGACGGCAGCACCTGGCCCCTGATTGTCGACTGGGACGGCGAGGTGACCCCGCTCGAACACCCGCACCCCGCGCCGCCGGCCCCGGCTGCAGCACTCCGAGCCCCCGAACAGTCTCCCGCGACCGCCCCCGTCCATCTTCCCCCGCCCACCGGTGAACCGGTCATCCCCGGCCCGCCCCCGGCCGCCCCCGGCGTCGACTGGCTGGCGCCCCTGCCGGTCGAGTACCGGGATCTGCTGGACGCGATGAAGTCCGCGGACGTTGCGGGCAACCTCCCCGCCGCCGAGGTCGCGGCCAAGGATCTCGAAGACGCGCTGGACGACGCATACGGAGCCTCGCACCCCTACACCGTGAACGTCGTCGCGGTCAGGGCGAACCTGGCACTGCGCAGGGCGGCGTGGGCCACCAGCCTGGAACTCCACATGCGTGCGGCCTGGTTCCGGCACGACCAACAGGCCCCCAGGGACGAGACGCTGCACCTGGCCCGCCAGGCGCATTTCTGCTGGAAGCACCTGGTCGCCCAGTGCCCCAAGCACCCCGGGACCCATGACCCCGCCCAAGCCCAACAGCGTGCCCAGGACCTCCTTCGCGTGCTCCGGCATGTCGACGTCGAGCCGATCATCATCACCACGACCGAGGAGTGGGCGGCGAAGCTGCTGCCTGTCGCCTCCTGACGCACCACCACGAAACGGGGGGAGACGGATGGCGATCCGTGTGGGACCAGGCCAGTCGGCCCAGCAGGAGTACAAGCGGCGCCTCCGGTCCTGGCGAACGTCGGCACGGCGGCGGTTCCTCATCGGCCTGGCACCCGTGCTCGCCCTCGCCGGGGTGCTGGAGTGGTGGATCGGCTGGCACGGCATTGGTGTTCCGCTGTTCGGCCACATCGCTGCCCTCGCCGTCGTCCTCGCGTGGTGCGGAACGCTCACAGCCCCCCAGCACGTACGGGCCTGGCGGTCCGGTGCGGAAGGAGAGCGCCGGACCGCGCGAATGCTCGCCCCGCTGGCCCGCCGCGGCGCCGTCATCCTCCACGACCGCGCACTCGGCAAGGTCGCGAATCTGGACCATCTCGCCATCGGGCACTGGGGTATTGCCAGCATCAACACCAAGAACTGGCAGGCGCGCGGGGCGCGGGTCGCCGTCAGCCCCGACGGTGGAACCCTCTGGTACGGCGCCCACGCCCAGAACCGCGAGGTTGCGAAAGCGCAAGGTGAGGCGAGGCAGGCCGCCGCAGCCCTCCGGCGCCCGCTGGACGGGCTGCCGGTCGACGTACGGCCGATCATCGCCGTCCACGGGGCTCCGGTCGGCCGTCGCGGCATAGTCGTCTTCGACGGCGTGGTGGTGATCGAGGCCCGCCGCCTTCGCGGGCACCTGCGCAAACAGCGCCGCGTCCTCTCGCCGGCCGAGGTCGCCCAGATCGGGGAGGTAGCCGGTAGGGCGCTTCCTCCGAAGGAGGAGGAAGAAGAGTAGAACACCGTCTCGCTAGGAATCGAACGAATCGCGCCAATGGCCTGGAGGATTCTTCCGGGCCATTGGCGCGCGGGTTTTCCGGGCGGTTTAATAGGTGTATGACAGCAACCTTGCGGGTCACCATCCACATGTCCGAGGATCTCGCGACGCGGATCAGCAGCACCGCCCGGTCATACCGGCTGGCTGAAAAGACTTGGCGTCGGCTTTCCCTGCTAAACGCGAGGGATTCCCGAGAGCGGAAGAAGATTCGAGTAGAGGCGGAATTGCGGCGGAAGGCGGAGTGGCCGACAGAGGACCATCTTGTCGAAGCCTGTGTGCGCGGCCGCATGGCGCAGCCGGACCTGGCCCGGGACTGGCGCCCACTGGCCGCGGAGGAGAAGGCCGAGCTGTCGTTGCCCGGCATGTGGCCCGGGTCGGAGCGACCGGGGGAGGACTTCGGGACCCCCTTCGCCTGCACACTCGACTACGACCTGGTCTGGCAGGCGCGGACGGCCGCATGGCGAATCAGTGAGCCGTGGATCGAGGAGATCCTGAGCCAGGGGCTGGGCAACCTGCGCGGACTCACCGAGGAGCAGCGCGACCGGCGGGCCGCACTCGGTGCCCATGTGCTGACCTTCGGTGCCATCGTCCGGCAGGGGATCGCGGAACACTGGCCCACTAAGGGCATTTTGGAAGCTGGATCGCGAAAGACTTCTGACCAATAACGTTATTACGACTCAACATATCCGCCGCCGCTTCTCCAGACGCCTTTCTGGTCGATTGCCGATTCTGCTTGTAAAGTGTCGTCCGGTGGTGCTATTCATGAAATGTCGTGGGTGAATCGAGCGAGAAAAGGAAGGCTCTGGGGATGGCCGAAGAGGTAGCGGTCGCGGCAGAAAAGGCGCGGCCGAAAGTGGTCAACGGAACGCAGTTGGCGGACGAACTGGGCATCGGCCCGTGGATGGTCACCCGGGCGCTGGAGCTGGGGATCATCCCGCCCCGCGACAAGTCCAAGGGGTGGTCGCGCGAGGCAGCCGACGCCCTCGCGCCGCGGATCGAGGAGATCCGCGAGGGCATCGCGGACCGCGAGGGCTTCGGCGCCCGGCGTACGGCCGAGCTGCTGGCCGAGCTGACCGGACTCGTGGTCGAGGCCGCCGACGTGCCGCCCCTGGCCGAGAAGACGAAGTTGCGCGTCGTGGGGGAGTACAAAGGCTGGGATCTCTACTCGGTACGCGACGCGCAGGCCCTCGCGGTGTCCGAGGACGCCAAGGCGCTGATGTCCGAGCTGATCGCTGCCCGGCTGGAGGCGAAGGCCCGCAGCGAGGCCGAGTGGAAGGCGTGGGTGGAGGTGAGCCTGCCGCCCGACGAGGCAGCCGGCCGTCTGGGGTGGAAGGTGGCCGAGCTGAAGCAGGTCGCCCAGGACGGGCGGATCAGCGCGGGGAGGGGCGGACGGTTCGCCGTCGAGGACCTGGACGTGCTCGCCGCGGATGAGGAGCTGTGCGAGAAGGTGACGGGGGACCGGCTGATCCGGGCCGACGAGGCGGCCGGACTGCTGGAGATCCGGTACCCCACCGACTGGCAGCACGTGGTGGCCGCGGGCTGGATCGCTCCGGCCACCCACGTCGAGGCCCAGGTCGGGCGGAAGCGGTGGATCGAGGTGCCGCTGTTCCGGACCCGCGACGTCGAGAGCCTGCGCGACCTGCCGGGAGTGCCGTGGGAGGAGGTCCGCGCGGTGCGGGCCGGAGGACCGAGTCCGCTCCGCGAGTACAGCCGGGTGACGACCCGCGCCGAGGCGATCCACGCCTTCGCCGCCGCCGTCTCCGACCGGCACCAGGTCGAGGTGTGGGCCTTCCACGACGACCGCACCGGCGCGTGGGCGCTCGACTGGGCCCGTGACGACCAGGGCGGTCCGACGCGCGAGCAGGTCGCCGCCGAGCTCCGCGACGACCAGCAGGCCGCCCGCTACCGCGCGGACGTCACGGTCGGCGGCACCCGGTGGGGCCAGCGTGCCCGTCACGCACGCGAGATCCTGGCGCCGGGCACGGCGGTGCTGCTGTGCACCAGGTCCTCCGGGGAGCCGACCAACGACACCGAGACGGCCGAGGTCATCGAGATTGCCGTCGTGGACGCCTGCACCGGCAAGGTGCTGCTGGACCGCCGGGTAAAGCCGTCCGTCGCGGTGGGGGAGCGGTACGCCGGCGGGCTCTCCGACGAGGACCTGGCGGACGCCTCCCCCTGGGAGCGCGTACTGGCCCGGGTGCGGGACGTGACACGCGGGCGCCTGATCGTCCCGGGTCGGCCGGGAGAAGACCAGAAGCTGATCGCGGCCGACACCGCGCGAGCGGGCAAGCGCCCGATGCACCTGGCCGCCAACGAATCCTGGGCCCTGCGGGAAGGGGACGAGCCGGTCACGCCGGTCGGGGGGCTCCCCGCGGTGAAGGGGTGTGAGTACGTACGCGAGGAGCTGTTGCGGCGATCCCGCGCACGCGGCCGCGCTCACCTCCCGGAGGGCGCATCCCGCCAGGAGGTGACCCGCTGATGGCCGAGATTCGGATCATGGGCGCGAGCGTCGAGGAACAGGAGCAGGTCACGGACCTGATCAGGAAGGCTCTCGCGGCGTACCCGGTGTCGGTCGCCGTGGACGAACCGCGTCGTCTGCAGAACCGGCGGTCCGAGCCGGGCACCCCCGCGTACCGGATCGTGTTCACCATCATCCCCGCCCCAGCGTCGGCCGCCGGGCCCGAGGAGCACACCGTGCACGTCGAGAGGGAGGAGCCGGTCCGCCGTCGAGGAGAACACCGCGGCGGGCGTCCGATGAGCGAGCGCCGGGACCGTCCCGCCCTTCCTCCCGGCACCAGCGGGTAGCCGGCCGGGACTGTCGGTCGTATCCCGCACGGGCCCTTGCCGCCGCTACTCTGGGGGCGAGGGCCCGGCGACCGTCCGGAGCCCGTGCCACGGGAAGGCGGTGACCATGCGCGAGGCGGAGAATCCTGGCGAGGGGGAGTGGACCCCGGACGCCATCGCTCACGCCCTGACACCGGTCCAGCGGATGGAGTTCATGCGTCAGCTGAACCTCACCCCGTTCAGCGAGCTGGAAGCCCTCGGTGCCCGGTGGCGGAAGCTCATCGAGGACCTGCGGGCCGGAGCCGCGAAGGCTCCCGAGGTCATGGACTACCAGCGTCAGCACGGCGGCGCTCTGCCGCCGCAGTACACGGACGTCACCGAGCTGATCAGCGAGCGGCGGGTCGCGTGAACTTTCGGCTCTACATGGACCCCACTCAGCACGAGGTCTACCGGAGCTTGCCCGAGCGGGCCCGCGACCGCCTGGCCCGCTTTCTGCTCGACTCGCTCAGCGACCCGATCACCGCGACCGAGCCGTACGGCGACGTCGATGACGGCGTGGTGCGGCTCTGGGCTGCCGGGGACCTGGCGGTCGTGCTGATGGTCGGAGCCGAGACCAAGACCGTCACGGTGCTGAGCATCGCGTACGCCGGCCTGGACTGACGACGAACGACGAGGGGCTTTCTCCTCCTACCCCCGCAGGGGTAGGAGGAGAAAGCCCCTCGGTGTCTTCAACACCCTTCCGCGGGCGGAGCGATCAGCGACCGTCCGAAGACACCGCTCGGCGCCGAGCGTGAAAGTCGATGCGGAATGACCTTCGCCGGGGATCAACGAGGCGCCACCCGGAAGGTCACGAGGGACAACAGGAGAGCTCAGCACCGACACGGGGGTAGTCGGCGCTGAGCTGCAACCACTCTGCCACGGGCATGTATCCGGCAACCGGCAAAGCGCACATCTTGCATCGTTTTCGACCCCGGCCACAGAACGGAACCCCCGAGGACCCGCAGCCGAGGACCGACGAGCGGAGGTACCCAGCCGTACGGCCCCCAGGGCCGTGCGGCGGCACCTCCCACTCGCATCGGCCACGCTTCCCTTCTTTGATCGTCACGGCCCCGGCCGCCCGAGACTCAGAGCCGTTGCTGCTGTCCACCGGGCGGTCGCAGGCGACGGCGCCGCACGCGAAGCGAGCCCAGCCCGCGACTGGACAGGAAGGGCGGCCTGGTCTACCCGGCCCAGCCGGGAGGCTCCGGGCTCCACTCGGGGAGACCGTCCGCCAGCTCGGTCGGCGCGTCCAGGAAGGCTGTTGACTCCAGGAAGCGGCGTCCGGCATCGTCCTGATCCGCTTCCCGCTGCAGGAGATCAGCGCGCACGGTCCGGGCAGCGGCAATGACGTCGTACGCGGCTACACGGTGCAGCTCGATGTCTTCCCGGGAGGTTTCCTGTTCCACCGCGAGGGCGTCGATGATCGCCTGACGGTGCCTCCAAGCAGCCTGAGCCTCCTGATACTGCGGACTCTGCTCGCCGTGCTGCCGGGCACGGCTGAGCAGGGCGGCACACTGCCGAACGTCCTCGCGGATGCGCTCGGCCAGCGCGCCGGGGGAGTCGGGCAGATCGGCATGTTCCTTCACAGAATCAGCTCCCTACGGTCGATCCGACGATGTCATTTCCCGCATCCTCGCCAT from the Streptomyces sp. NBC_00237 genome contains:
- a CDS encoding nuclease-related domain-containing protein; this translates as MAIRVGPGQSAQQEYKRRLRSWRTSARRRFLIGLAPVLALAGVLEWWIGWHGIGVPLFGHIAALAVVLAWCGTLTAPQHVRAWRSGAEGERRTARMLAPLARRGAVILHDRALGKVANLDHLAIGHWGIASINTKNWQARGARVAVSPDGGTLWYGAHAQNREVAKAQGEARQAAAALRRPLDGLPVDVRPIIAVHGAPVGRRGIVVFDGVVVIEARRLRGHLRKQRRVLSPAEVAQIGEVAGRALPPKEEEEE